The genomic DNA GACGTGATCGTGATGCCGCGCTCCTTCTCCTGCTCCATCCAGTCGGTGGTCGAGGCACCGTCGTGCGTTTCGCCGAGCTTGTGGTTGACGCCCGTGTAGAACAGGATGCGCTCGGTCGTCGTGGTCTTGCCGGCATCGATGTGCGCCATGATGCCGATGTTGCGGACCTTGCTCAGGTCCGTGAGCACGTCTTGTGCCACAGGAGTGTCCTTATCTATTGGAGCAGCAGGTGTACTGCGAAGAGGGGGTGCGACGGGCCCAGGAACGCGGAAGGGTCCCTGAGCCCGTCGAAGGGGTTACCAGCGGTAGTGAGCGAACGCGCGGTTCGACTCGGCCATCTTGTGGGTGTCCTCGCGGCGCTTGACCGCGGCACCGAGGCCGTTCGACGCGTCCAGGATCTCGTTCTGGAGACGCTCGGTCATCGTCTTCTCACGACGACCCTTGGCGTAGCTCACGAGCCAGCGCAGCGCGAGGGTGTTCGCGCGGTGCGGCTTGACCTCGACCGGAACCTGGTAGGTCGAGCCACCGACGCGGCGGCTGCGGACCTCGAGCGTGGGGCGCACGTTGTCGAGCGCCTTCTTCAGGGTGGCGACGGCGTCCTGGCCGTTCTTCGCCTCGACGCCGCGGAGGGCGCCGTAGACGATCGACTCGGCCAGCGACTTCTTGCCGTCGACGAGGATCTTGTTCACCAGCGAGGTGACGATCGGAGCGCCGTAGACCGGGTCGTTGACGACGGGGCGCTTGGGGGCGGGACCCTTACGAGGCATCTAACTCAACCCTTCTTCGCGCCGTAGCGGGAACGAGCCTGCTTACGGTTCTTGACGGCCTGGGTGTCCAGAGCGCCACGGACGATCTTGTAACGCACACCGGGGAGGTCCTTCACACGACCGCCGCGGACGAGCACCAGGGAGTGCTCCTGCAGGTTGTGGCCCTCACCGGGGATGTACGCGGTGACCTCGGTCCCGTTGCGGAGCTTCACACGAGCGACCTTGCGCATCGCCGAGTTCGGCTTCTTCGGGGTGGTGGTGTAGACGCGGGTGCAGACCCCGGCCTGCTGCGGGTTCGACTTGAGCGCGGGCGCCTTGGTCTTCGAGACCTTGGGCGAGCGACCCTTGCGAACCAACTGCTGAATGGTTGGCACGTTCTCTCCTCATAGTGCTGCACGGTGACAGCGTGATGGGTTTCACATCATGACCCACCGGCACGCCGGAACCGGCGAGCTTTTGGTGTGGTGGGTATGCCGTGGGGGCGGACCGGCGAGGTGCCGACGCCCAGCGCGCACGTCAGGACGTGCACACACCTGATCAAGTGTAATGCCGCGTAACCTGACGGTCAAATGACGGCCGCCCTCGCCCGGCCCGCGCGGAGTCAGGGGATGTCGGGGTCGAACGGGGAGTCCAGCGACTCCGTCAGCTCGGCGAGGAGCGCCTCGATCTGCGGCTCGACGTGCCGGGACACCGCCGCCTGGATCGTGATGCGGTGCCGGAGCAGGATCCCGCAGATCTCCCGGCCGACGAGGTTCGCGTACTCGTCCGCGAGGGCGACCTCCTGTCGCAGTGCCGTCTTGGCCTCGTCGGAGAGCGGAGGCAGCGGTGGCAGCTCGGCCGCGGAGTCGTCGGCGAGGCCGGCGATCGTGAAGAGGAAGGGGGCACCGGGCACCGGCTCCGGGTCCAGCGGCATGCCCTCGAACTCGGGGTCGAGGTCTTCCGTCGGTCGATAGCTGCGTGCCCTGTTGCGCGCGGCCTGCTGGTCGAGTTCCCGCTGCAGCGTGGGGAGGTTCCGCGCGGTGTACTCGGCGACCGCGTGGTCGACGATCGTCTTGATGCGCGTCGACAGGCCGTGCTGGACGCCGTGCGGGGTGGTGCCGGCGATTCCCGCGGCGGCGAGGATGGGCGAGCCGAGACAGCGTCGGCAGGGCGCGGTCCGGCCGCGGTGCGTCGCCGGCTCCCAGCGCGGCACCCAGCGCAACCAGGCCTCGACGGCCTGGTCGACCTGCGTCTCCAATGAGCGCTCCACCCCACCAGCGTACGGCGCGTCGCCGCTCACGGCGCGGATTTCCGGGGTGTCATTCCCCCTCGTCGCGCTCCCACGGCCATCGCGGCTGCGCCGACTTCGTGCGGCGCAGGGCGATCCCGCCCCAGGCGGCCACCGCCGCCGCGGCGAGGAGCACGAGACTCGCGCCGCCGCGGACGAGATCTCCGGCGACGGCCGTGGCCACGACCACGTCGCTCGTCGCGACGAGCACGGCGAACCAGACGGTGGCCAGGTGCACGAGGGCCGTGAGCAGCGCGATCACGGGAGCGGAGCCGAAGGAGGCGTGTCCCCGCCGCACCGTCGCCCACAGGACCAGTGCGAACACCACGACCGCCGCGACCATGCCGGACACCCCGGGGATCTGCCCGAGGCCCGGTGCATCGATGATGTCCCGGTCGGTGGCGACGCTGAGCGCACCCAGGCCGAAGACGGCGAGAGCGAAGAAGGCGATGGTGGCCATCACTGCCGCGAGGACAGCCGAAACCCCCGCGGACTCGGGCCCGCGGGGGTTCGGCGTGGTGGTGTTCGTGATTACCTCGACAGGGTGGGACCGGCCTCGAGGGTGCGCTCGTACTCGCGCTGCGCCTCCTCGTTCAGCTCGGTCTTGCGGGCGCCGCTGCGGGCCACCCAGGCGCCGAACCAGATCGTGAGCTCGCGGGCGAACACGAAGGCCGCGATCGCCAGCGGTGCCAGCAGCTGCTCCCCCGCGAGTTCGAGGCCCTGCGACGCCGTGAGCTTCCAGAACGGCGCCTCGAAGAGCTGCCCCAGGATGTGTCCGGCGTAGGCGATGAGTCCGACCACGATGCCGAACACCACCCACAGGCCCCAGCGGCCACGGTTGATGATCGCTCCGAGGAGCCAGAAGCCGAGGAAGAACACGACCACCGGCGTCCAGAAGCCCCAGGTGAGCAGCGGGGCCACGAGCGCCTCGCCGATGTTCTCCCCGTTCACGTCGCCGGCGAGAGCGCCGAGGCCGAGGACGGTCGCGAGGTAGAGCAGCGCGAAGGCGACGGTGGCGAGCAGGCCGATGGCCCCGGCGGTGCCGCGGTTGCCGCGCTCGCGCGGCGGCTCCGGCGCCTGCACGAAGATCGGCTGCGGCTGCTGAGGCTGCGGCGCGGCGGCAGCGGCACCGTTCGTGAGCGGCTCGGAGGGCACGATCCGGGTGTCGGTGTCGTCGGCATGGGAGGCGTAGGCGGCGCCTGCCATGGCCGACTCCTCGTGCGCGCGGGGGGCCGAGGTGTCGTACAGCGAGGTCTCCGGCGTCGCGTACAGCGACGTCTCGGGGGTCGCGTCGCGTCGCTCGTCACCGAAGCGGTCGGCGCCGGGACGGTCGCCCTCCGTGCGGCTCGGTGCCGGTGCGGAGGAGGCGAAGGTGCCGGGGTGCTCCCGCTCGGCGGCCTCGAACGCGGCGAGATCGGGGTCGACCGCGGGCTCCTGCCGCGCTGCGGCCTGGTCGGCCGGCGTCTCCGCAGACGCCGGCGTCGCGCCTTCGGCACGCGAGCGGTCGACGTCGTCCGCGCCGCCGGGAACATCTCCGCGGGCTGCCGCTGCGGCGTCGAGACCGGCGTTCGCGCTGCCGACGACGTCGTCGACGTCGTTCGACTTCTCGGGCTGACGAGCCTCGGGATCACTCATGGGATGCGCCTCTCATCGGGGATGTGCAGTGCGAGATTACCGCCGCGCGTCCCGGCGCTTCCGGAGGCGTGCCGTCGTGTCGCCATACGCGTCGCCGCGCGGGTTCCGCGGCTCAGGGGAAAGTGCTGCGGAGCGCGTCGCCGGCGAACTGCGCGAGGATCGGGAGCATCGGCAGTGAGAGCCAGACCAGAGCGCCGACGATCCCGGCGCACACGATGCCGGCGAACCAGCTCATCCCGAGGTTCCGACCACCCACCCGTGCCATGGTCCCACCGTAGGCCCGCGCCCCCGCCCGGGCCGTGAGCAACGCCGCGACGCGGCGGCCTCGGTCAGCGGACGCCGCGGCCGCGCATCCGCCACAGCAGCCAGAGCCCGGAGGCCGGGACCAGCAGGAACCCCAGCAGCAGGAGCAGGTGCCACTCCCCGAAGGACGGGACGAGCGGGTTCACCACGTCCGACACCGCGTCGCCGTCGGTCGAGCTGCCGGAGGCCGACCCCGTCGAGAACCCCGTCATGGTCGAGGTGATCAGGAAGGACAGCCCCGTGGCCGCGAAGGGCACGAGGATCGCGAGCGCCTTCTCCCAGGTCCGCCACATCGCACTGAGGCTCACGAGCACCGCGCCCACGAACCAGCCGACGACCGGCACCACGATCCCGCCGAAGCTCAGGGTGAGCGCGGCCGCGATCGCGAAGCCCCGCGTCGCCGTCGTCGGCGTGCGAGGTGCCGACGGAGCGGGCGCGGGCGCAGGGAACACGACGGGCGGCACCGTCGGCACCTCGTCCCCCGCTTCACGGGCGATCCCTCGGGGATCCCCCAGCCTGTCGATCCGTTCCGCGGTCGCCTCCGCGTCGAGCCCGTCGAGCTCCTCCGCGATCCCGCCGCGGATGTCCGACGCGACACCGTGCGGGAGGCCGCGCATCGCCTCGTCCAGCCGGGCCAGGTAGTCGTCACGCAGCTCGGCTGCGGTCTTCTCGGTCATGGTCATCCTTCCCCCACCATGCCCGTGACGGCACGGGCGAACGGCGCCCACTGCGCCCGGAAGCGCGCGAGCTGATCGATACCGGCATCCGTGAGCCGGTAGTACTTGCGCGCCGGACCGCTCTCGGACGGCCGGTCGAACGTCGTCACCCAGCCGTTGTCCCGCAACCGCCCGAGCAGCGGGTAGAGGGTGCCGATGCTGGCGATCAGCCCGGCGCCGGTGAGTGCCTCCGACAGCTGCCAGCCGTACATGGGCTCGCGCGAGAGCAGGCCGAGCACGCAGTACTCCACCACCCCCTTGCGCATCTGCGCCCCGGCGTCCGCTGTCATGCCTCACAAGGTAGCATGTGACGCACGCTAGCGCTGCCCGATGCGTCGATCAGCCCTTGGTCGCCCCCGCGGTGAGACCGCCGACGATGTACTTCTGCAGGAAGAGGAAGAGGACCATCACCGGGATCGCCGCCATGACCGCGCCGGCGGAGAAGGCCGACCAGTCGGCGTAGCGAGGGTTCGCCACGAGCTTGGTCAGACCGACGACGAGGGTCTGCTGATCCACGTCGACGAGCATGACGCTGGCGATCACGTACTCGTTCACCGTGCCGATGAAGGAGAGCAGACCGACGACCGCGAGGATCGGGGCGACCAGGCGGAGGATGATCGTGAAGAAGATCCGCGCGTGCCCGGCGCCGTCGATGCGGGCGGCCTCGTCGATCTCCTTCGGGATCGTGTTGAAGAAGCCGTACATCAGGTAGGTGTTCACACCGAGCGCGCCGCCGAGATAGACGAGGATCAGGCCGGTGTGCGTGTTGAGGCCGATCGCCGGGAACCAGTCCCCCAGCGTCGACATCAGCAGGAAGATCGCGACCACAGCGAGGAGCTGCGGGAACATCTGCACCACGACGATGGTGACGAGCCCCACGCGACGGCCCGCGAAGCGCATGCGGGAGAAGGCATATGCCGCACACGCTCCAATGAACACGGTGACCGCGCCCGTCACGACCGCGATGAGCAGCGTGTTCAGGAACCACGTTCCGTACGGGTTCTGCGGGTCGCTGAGGATGCGCACGTAACTGTCGATCCCGATGGCCGAGAAGAGCTGGTTCGACCCGGTGAGCGTGCCCTTCGGGTTGAGCGAGGCCGACACGACGTACAGGAGCGGGAAGAGGGCGAAGGCGCTCACCACGATGGCGACGAGGTGACGCCATCCGGTGTCGGCGAACCAGGCGCCGAACGAACGACGCGGCGGAGCGGTGCGCGGGGCGGTGGCGGTGCTGGGGACGGTGCTCATGTCAGTTCAGCTCCTCGAGGGCCTTGGTCTTGCGGAAGCTGATGATCGAGATCGTCGCGACCACGACGAAGATCAGGATCGTGAAGGCGGAGGCGAGACCGTAGTCGCGGGTCTGACCGGTGAAGGCCACCTTGTAGACCATCGAGATGAGGATGTCCGTGTGGCCGACGGGGATCGACACGTCGCTGAAGCGCGGGCCGCCCTTGGTCAGCATGTAGATCAGGTTGAAGTTGTTGAAGTTGAACGCGAACGACGAGATCAGCAGCGGCGCCACGGTCACCAGCAGCAGCGGCAGCTTGATGCGGCGGAAGATCTGCCACGCGTTCGCGCCGTCCATGACGGCGGCCTCGTTCACGTCGTCCGGGATGCCCTGCAGCGCGCCCATGCAGACGAGGAACATGTACGGGAAGCCGAGCCAGAGGTTCACCAGCAGCACGGACACCTTCGCCAGCACCGGATCGGTGAGCCACGGGATGGCCGCGCCACCGAACAGCACCTGGTTGATGAACCCGAAGCTCTCGTTCATCATCCCGGCCCAGACGAGCGCGGAGAGGAACGCGGGGAAGGCGTACGGGAGGATGAGGATGATCCGGTAGCCGTTGCGGAAGCGCATGCGCGTGTTGTTGAAGACGAGCGCGAGCAGCAGGCCGAGGAAGAAGGTCGTCGCGACGGAAACCAGCGCGAAGACGAAGGTCCAGACGGTGACCGAGATGAGCGGACCGCGGATGGACTCGTCGGTCACCGCGCGGACGAAGTTGTCGAAGCCGACCGTGGTCTGCCAGCCGGGCAGCAGCTGCTCGCCGTCCTCCGCGGTGAACGCACCGTCGCCGGTATCGCTGTAGACCGTGCCGGTCGCGGTGTCCGTGATCGTGTCGGCAGCGGCGTCGTAGGTCAGCGTCGAGACGTACAGGTAGCCGTTCTGCCCGTCGGGTGCACGGAGGCTGCCGTCGTTGGGGTCGTCGCTGAACGGGACGGAGAGCTGCTCCAGCTCCTCCGACAGGGTGAAGACGGTGGCCAGCGGAAGCGTGGTCCACCCGTCGACGGCGACGGCCTTGCCACCCTCGAACTCCGCGTCGACCTCGGCGAGAGGCTGCTCCGCCGTGCCGAGGAGCGCATCCCCGTCGTCGGGATCCGTGACGAGGAGGCCGTAGGTGCCGAACTGCTCGACCACCGTGACGGGATACGTCGGGGAGTCCTCGACGCGCTCCTGCGCGGAGGCGAGCAGCGACGAGATCGCCTGCTCTTTGCTCCCGTTGTGACCGGTGCCGTAGTTCGTGAAGCCGATGTAGCCCGTGTAGAGGAGCGTGAAGACCTGGAACAGGACCAGGAAGATGATGCCGGGGGTGAGGTACTTCGCCGCGATGCGCTTGCGGGAGAAGTAGATGTAGTTGACGACGACCGTCACCGCGACGACGAGGCCGAGCACCAGCCACTCGCGCTGCACGAGCAGCACGAACACGGCGTAGACGGCGATCGCGTCCACGATCGCCAGCAACAGGATCTTGAGCAGCATCCACCCGATCGGTCGGGAGGCCGCCTCGGCGATCTTCGCCGCCTGGCGCTGCCGAGGCGTGGGGGGCGCGGTGCGCTCTTCGGTGTCTGTCATGTCGTCCTCGTCATGGTCCTGCCGGGGCGGGCTGGGTGGCCCGCCCCGGCAGGGTCGTCATCTTGTCGGCCGTTACTCGATCGCGGCGGTCACGTCGTCGACGAGCTTCTGCCACGTCGCCTGCGGGTCCTCGCCGTTGATGATGGCGGCCTCGGCCACGCCCCAGAACTGCCAGACCGCGCCCATGGCAGGGATCGCCGGCATGGGGACCGCGTCGGCGCCGACGGACTGGAAGCCGGCGATGATCGGGTCGGACGCCGCGGTGTCGGCGGCAGCCGTGAGGGCCGGGAGAACGTTGCCGGCCTTGAACAGCTCCAGCTGCACGTCCTCCGTGCCGAGGTAGTTGACGAGGAAGTCGTTGGCCGCGACCTTGTTCTTCGACTCGGCGCTCACGAAGAAGCCCTTGACGCCGGCGAACGGCGAGGCCGTCTCCCCCGTCGGGCTCGGGATCGGGTCGATCTCGACGTTGATGCCCGCCTCGGTGGCCGCGCCCACGTTCCACGGGCCGGTCAGCCAGAAGGCGGCGGTGCCGTCGAGGAACTGCTGCTTGGCGATCTCACCGTCGATGTCGGTGTTCAGCGTGCCGGCCGCGCCCTGCGCGCCCAGCCAGTCGGCGAAGGCGAAGCCGCCCTCGCTGCCGAGCTGCAGGTCGGTCGGGTCGTAGCTGCCGCTGTCGTCGGTGCCGAAGACCGGAGCGCCGAACGCGGTCTGGAACGGGTACAGGTGGTACGGGTTGCCCTCGGCGCCCTGCTCCACCACGAAGGTGCCCTTCGAGACCATGTCGTCGAAGCTCGTCGCGGGCTCGGGGACGAGGTCGGCGTTGCGCAGGACCGCGATGTTCTCGACCGCGTACGGGAGCATGTAGACGGTGCCCTCATAGGTCGCCGCCTGGAGCGCGACGGGGAGGTAGTCCTCGGAGCTGTCGCCAAGCTCGATCGGCGCGACGACACCGTTGGTCGAGAGCTCGCCGAGCCAGTCGTGAGCGCCCATGACCACGTCGGGGCCCTTGCCGGTCGGGACCTGCTGGATGAAGTCATCCTTCATGTCGTCGACGGACTTCCCCACCAGCTTGACCGTGACACCGGTCTTCTCCTGGTACGCGTCCGCCGCGCCCTGCAGCGCGTCGACCCGCTCGGCGTCGACCCAGACGGTCAGCGTGCCGCCGCTGTCCCCACCGGAGGAAGAGTCGTCGCCGCCGGAGCCGGTCGAGCAGCCGGCGAGCGTCAGAGCCGAAACGATGGCGATGGCGCCCGCGGCGACCATGCCCCTCTTGTTCACCTTCATTGGTGTGTGCCTCTCTCAGTGCTGAGCGCCTGCAAGACTGCAAGCGCTTACAGTATGCATCGTTTCGAAAGGCGATCACAATCTGCAACCGCGTCGATATCAACCCGTGATCGGCCCGGCGCCCGGCACGAGGCATGAAAACGCTTCCATATCAGCCGGAGGCGGAAGCGTCAGCGTGCGACGTCACCGCCCGCACGATGCGGCGCATCGCGGATGACGCGGTCGATCCAGTCACGACGCGGCAAGGCGGCGATGGCCCCTCGGGGGAACCAGCCCAGTTCGACGATCTCGCCCCTGTCCGGTGCCGGGTCGCTGAGCAGTTCGCACTCGTAGGCGACTGTGACGTAGCCGACCTGGTCGCCGTTCGGAGAGGTCACCGCCATCGGGTCGCCACCGTACGCGCCGATCAGTCCTGTGATCCGGAGACGCGCTCCCGGGGTGCCGCGCCCACGGGACTTTCCGCACAGCCGCGGATACAGTTGAGGCATGGCTGACAGTTCCTTTGACATCGTCTCGAAAGTGGATCGCCAGGAGGCCGAGAACGCCCTGAACCAGGCGCGCAAAGAGGTGGAGCAGCGCTACGACTTCAAGGGGACCGGTGCTTCGATCGCCTGGAGCGGCGAGCAGATCCTCATCACCGCGAACACCGAGGAGCGCGCGAACGCCGTCCTCGACGTGTTCCAGTCCAAGCTCATCAAGCGCGGCATCTCCCTGAAGAGCCTCGACTCGGGCGAGCCCTTCGCCAGCGGCAAGGAGTTCCGCATCCTGTCGAGCCTGAAGGACGGCATCTCCTCCGAGAACGCGAAGAAGATCGGCAAGATCATCCGCGACGAGGGCCCCAAGGGCGTGAAGAGCC from Microbacterium paraoxydans includes the following:
- the rpsG gene encoding 30S ribosomal protein S7 is translated as MPRKGPAPKRPVVNDPVYGAPIVTSLVNKILVDGKKSLAESIVYGALRGVEAKNGQDAVATLKKALDNVRPTLEVRSRRVGGSTYQVPVEVKPHRANTLALRWLVSYAKGRREKTMTERLQNEILDASNGLGAAVKRREDTHKMAESNRAFAHYRW
- the rpsL gene encoding 30S ribosomal protein S12 yields the protein MPTIQQLVRKGRSPKVSKTKAPALKSNPQQAGVCTRVYTTTPKKPNSAMRKVARVKLRNGTEVTAYIPGEGHNLQEHSLVLVRGGRVKDLPGVRYKIVRGALDTQAVKNRKQARSRYGAKKG
- a CDS encoding ABC transporter produces the protein MSDPEARQPEKSNDVDDVVGSANAGLDAAAAARGDVPGGADDVDRSRAEGATPASAETPADQAAARQEPAVDPDLAAFEAAEREHPGTFASSAPAPSRTEGDRPGADRFGDERRDATPETSLYATPETSLYDTSAPRAHEESAMAGAAYASHADDTDTRIVPSEPLTNGAAAAAPQPQQPQPIFVQAPEPPRERGNRGTAGAIGLLATVAFALLYLATVLGLGALAGDVNGENIGEALVAPLLTWGFWTPVVVFFLGFWLLGAIINRGRWGLWVVFGIVVGLIAYAGHILGQLFEAPFWKLTASQGLELAGEQLLAPLAIAAFVFARELTIWFGAWVARSGARKTELNEEAQREYERTLEAGPTLSR
- a CDS encoding HAAS signaling domain-containing protein, whose translation is MTEKTAAELRDDYLARLDEAMRGLPHGVASDIRGGIAEELDGLDAEATAERIDRLGDPRGIAREAGDEVPTVPPVVFPAPAPAPSAPRTPTTATRGFAIAAALTLSFGGIVVPVVGWFVGAVLVSLSAMWRTWEKALAILVPFAATGLSFLITSTMTGFSTGSASGSSTDGDAVSDVVNPLVPSFGEWHLLLLLGFLLVPASGLWLLWRMRGRGVR
- a CDS encoding PadR family transcriptional regulator codes for the protein MTADAGAQMRKGVVEYCVLGLLSREPMYGWQLSEALTGAGLIASIGTLYPLLGRLRDNGWVTTFDRPSESGPARKYYRLTDAGIDQLARFRAQWAPFARAVTGMVGEG
- a CDS encoding sugar ABC transporter permease, producing MSTVPSTATAPRTAPPRRSFGAWFADTGWRHLVAIVVSAFALFPLLYVVSASLNPKGTLTGSNQLFSAIGIDSYVRILSDPQNPYGTWFLNTLLIAVVTGAVTVFIGACAAYAFSRMRFAGRRVGLVTIVVVQMFPQLLAVVAIFLLMSTLGDWFPAIGLNTHTGLILVYLGGALGVNTYLMYGFFNTIPKEIDEAARIDGAGHARIFFTIILRLVAPILAVVGLLSFIGTVNEYVIASVMLVDVDQQTLVVGLTKLVANPRYADWSAFSAGAVMAAIPVMVLFLFLQKYIVGGLTAGATKG
- the malF gene encoding maltose ABC transporter permease MalF, which gives rise to MTDTEERTAPPTPRQRQAAKIAEAASRPIGWMLLKILLLAIVDAIAVYAVFVLLVQREWLVLGLVVAVTVVVNYIYFSRKRIAAKYLTPGIIFLVLFQVFTLLYTGYIGFTNYGTGHNGSKEQAISSLLASAQERVEDSPTYPVTVVEQFGTYGLLVTDPDDGDALLGTAEQPLAEVDAEFEGGKAVAVDGWTTLPLATVFTLSEELEQLSVPFSDDPNDGSLRAPDGQNGYLYVSTLTYDAAADTITDTATGTVYSDTGDGAFTAEDGEQLLPGWQTTVGFDNFVRAVTDESIRGPLISVTVWTFVFALVSVATTFFLGLLLALVFNNTRMRFRNGYRIILILPYAFPAFLSALVWAGMMNESFGFINQVLFGGAAIPWLTDPVLAKVSVLLVNLWLGFPYMFLVCMGALQGIPDDVNEAAVMDGANAWQIFRRIKLPLLLVTVAPLLISSFAFNFNNFNLIYMLTKGGPRFSDVSIPVGHTDILISMVYKVAFTGQTRDYGLASAFTILIFVVVATISIISFRKTKALEELN
- a CDS encoding sugar ABC transporter substrate-binding protein, which encodes MKVNKRGMVAAGAIAIVSALTLAGCSTGSGGDDSSSGGDSGGTLTVWVDAERVDALQGAADAYQEKTGVTVKLVGKSVDDMKDDFIQQVPTGKGPDVVMGAHDWLGELSTNGVVAPIELGDSSEDYLPVALQAATYEGTVYMLPYAVENIAVLRNADLVPEPATSFDDMVSKGTFVVEQGAEGNPYHLYPFQTAFGAPVFGTDDSGSYDPTDLQLGSEGGFAFADWLGAQGAAGTLNTDIDGEIAKQQFLDGTAAFWLTGPWNVGAATEAGINVEIDPIPSPTGETASPFAGVKGFFVSAESKNKVAANDFLVNYLGTEDVQLELFKAGNVLPALTAAADTAASDPIIAGFQSVGADAVPMPAIPAMGAVWQFWGVAEAAIINGEDPQATWQKLVDDVTAAIE
- a CDS encoding YajQ family cyclic di-GMP-binding protein, giving the protein MADSSFDIVSKVDRQEAENALNQARKEVEQRYDFKGTGASIAWSGEQILITANTEERANAVLDVFQSKLIKRGISLKSLDSGEPFASGKEFRILSSLKDGISSENAKKIGKIIRDEGPKGVKSQIQGDELRVQSKSRDDLQAVIALLKGSDLDIDLQFINYR